Proteins from one Listeria innocua genomic window:
- a CDS encoding YaaR family protein: MNNVSISQISQSKQTNLVRGMQELNQTQQLYFEQMKANGKKQTPSLTEINELITEVTDKKSLVEMDMTVDNVLSYKKAVQSFLNFYVNNVMDYDNIESRHPKYGFSQKMTILKQVEKQTNELDDVMNLIDTKTGHLDMLNRIGEITGMILDVVL; the protein is encoded by the coding sequence ATGAATAATGTTTCAATTAGCCAGATTTCGCAGTCCAAACAGACGAACTTAGTTAGGGGAATGCAAGAATTAAATCAAACACAACAGCTCTATTTTGAGCAAATGAAGGCAAATGGCAAAAAACAAACTCCTTCCCTGACTGAAATCAATGAACTAATTACCGAAGTGACAGATAAAAAATCACTTGTTGAAATGGATATGACTGTAGATAACGTTTTGAGCTACAAAAAAGCAGTCCAAAGCTTTTTGAATTTTTATGTTAATAATGTGATGGATTATGACAATATCGAAAGCCGACATCCAAAATACGGGTTTTCGCAAAAAATGACGATTTTAAAACAAGTAGAAAAACAAACCAATGAACTAGATGATGTAATGAATTTAATTGATACAAAAACTGGACATTTAGATATGCTAAATCGAATTGGTGAGATTACTGGCATGATTCTCGATGTCGTATTGTAG
- the flgK gene encoding flagellar hook-associated protein FlgK encodes MRLSDFNTSLSGMSAAQIANMVAQQNISNMNTPGYIRQAVDQTAVYGDGGLLGGKQTGYGVKVTDIKRLTNAALTTQYNNQIAKQSASLYQSGALGQALNLFGTPGKNTPSDNLDNFFTAWAALAKNPDQATNTTALLSSMSIFTDQLNQLHSGLKELETTIAADTDAAIQDLNSLIKKLGSINKAIGNAGSNPPNDLLNQRDQLLSTMSGYAGISVSAHPNNPDVYDVTIGGRLVVQGDETTEITSTRTATGFEFSVDGQKLNMPEGSIIASVRVNQNEIKSYQEKIETFSNGLAKALDDIQVKNVNKTMDDLQKINDALQANPNDEKLLSNREELLRQLEKFPGVTRSGDTLTIGGVDHAIDTLGTSTYVTDVNDFSIPIFTQSSGKWILNPAITSNAENKPFLGVIAADIASLKTDKNIQGTTFPSFMDGIITEVATDASKSSATSTADTQALNSLSESKSSLEGVNIDEEMTNIMQYQSYYVANTKAMNTVNDMMKALLAML; translated from the coding sequence GTGCGTTTAAGTGATTTTAATACGTCATTATCGGGCATGTCAGCGGCGCAAATCGCTAATATGGTCGCTCAGCAAAATATTAGTAATATGAATACGCCGGGTTATATTAGACAAGCTGTGGATCAGACGGCAGTTTACGGTGACGGAGGTCTTCTCGGCGGGAAACAAACAGGCTACGGGGTCAAAGTAACAGATATTAAACGACTGACAAACGCAGCTCTTACGACACAATATAATAATCAAATCGCCAAACAATCCGCTTCGTTATATCAAAGTGGGGCGCTCGGTCAAGCGCTTAATTTATTTGGTACTCCCGGGAAAAATACGCCAAGTGATAATTTAGATAACTTTTTCACCGCTTGGGCTGCGTTAGCAAAAAATCCCGATCAAGCAACGAATACAACGGCACTTTTATCCAGTATGTCGATTTTTACGGACCAGTTAAATCAACTTCATTCTGGCTTAAAAGAATTAGAAACAACCATTGCAGCAGATACAGATGCCGCGATTCAAGACTTAAATTCATTAATTAAAAAACTAGGCAGTATCAATAAAGCAATCGGAAATGCAGGCTCCAATCCACCGAACGATTTACTGAATCAGCGCGATCAACTACTTAGTACGATGTCGGGCTATGCTGGTATTTCTGTTAGCGCCCACCCAAATAACCCAGATGTATACGATGTGACAATTGGCGGACGTCTTGTCGTACAAGGTGATGAAACAACTGAAATTACCTCGACACGGACAGCGACAGGCTTCGAATTCTCCGTGGACGGTCAAAAACTCAATATGCCAGAAGGTTCCATCATCGCTTCTGTACGCGTTAACCAAAATGAAATTAAATCCTACCAAGAAAAAATCGAAACTTTTTCAAATGGCCTAGCAAAAGCATTAGATGATATTCAAGTCAAAAACGTCAACAAAACAATGGACGACTTGCAAAAAATCAATGATGCCCTTCAAGCTAATCCGAATGACGAAAAATTACTCAGCAACCGCGAAGAACTTTTACGTCAATTAGAAAAATTCCCTGGTGTGACGCGTTCTGGTGATACGCTAACCATTGGCGGAGTTGACCACGCGATTGACACACTTGGTACAAGTACATATGTAACTGATGTGAACGATTTTTCGATTCCAATTTTCACCCAAAGCTCTGGTAAATGGATCCTGAATCCCGCAATCACTAGCAATGCTGAAAACAAGCCATTCTTAGGTGTTATCGCGGCAGATATTGCATCTTTAAAAACGGATAAAAATATTCAAGGAACAACTTTTCCAAGCTTCATGGATGGAATCATTACAGAAGTTGCAACAGATGCGAGTAAAAGTAGTGCAACTTCCACGGCAGACACGCAAGCTTTAAATTCCCTTTCTGAATCAAAATCATCTCTTGAAGGAGTTAATATTGACGAGGAAATGACAAATATCATGCAATACCAAAGTTATTATGTGGCCAATACGAAAGCCATGAACACAGTGAACGATATGATGAAAGCTCTCTTAGCCATGTTATAA